A stretch of Synechococcus sp. MIT S9220 DNA encodes these proteins:
- the grrM gene encoding cyclophane-forming radical SAM/SPASM peptide maturase GrrM/OscB, with protein sequence MNHSDYGPIGLLVIQSTSLCNLDCSYCYLPDRQRRNVFNLQQQLPLLLERVYESPFWGPHLSILWHAGEPLTLPTSFYDQASAIIQRQTAGLQEQGVVIEQHLQTNATLINEDWCDCFVRNKIVVGVSVDGPEYIHNSHRRFRNGKGSYAQTMRGIRTLRERGINFHAIAVLTADALEQPELMYTFFRDEGIHQLGFNVEEQEGVHTSSSMQGLLKERLYRNFLSRFWACNEKDGFPLQVREFDQVMGMIAGGQRLLQNEMNRPYAILSVDAKGNFSTFDPELLSVETERYGLFNLGNIRDVSLMEATQTEPFQKLLRDMSSGMMRCKQECEYYGFCGGGTGSNKYWEHGSLDATETCACRFSSQIPVDVLLEKLETAAGH encoded by the coding sequence GTGAATCATTCCGATTACGGCCCGATCGGCCTGCTGGTGATCCAATCGACGTCGCTCTGCAACCTCGACTGCAGCTACTGCTACCTGCCGGATCGCCAGCGGCGCAACGTGTTCAACCTTCAGCAGCAGCTACCACTGCTGCTGGAGAGAGTTTATGAAAGCCCGTTCTGGGGGCCCCATCTCTCGATCCTCTGGCACGCCGGTGAGCCGCTGACGCTACCGACCAGCTTCTATGACCAGGCCAGCGCGATCATCCAGCGCCAGACCGCCGGCCTGCAAGAGCAAGGTGTGGTGATCGAACAACACCTGCAAACCAACGCAACGCTCATCAACGAAGACTGGTGCGACTGCTTTGTGCGCAACAAGATTGTGGTTGGAGTGAGTGTCGACGGGCCTGAGTACATTCACAACAGCCACCGACGCTTCAGGAACGGCAAGGGTTCTTACGCCCAGACCATGCGCGGTATCCGCACACTGCGCGAGCGCGGCATCAACTTCCATGCGATTGCCGTGCTGACCGCTGATGCTCTGGAGCAACCAGAGCTGATGTACACCTTCTTTCGTGATGAAGGGATTCATCAACTCGGTTTCAACGTGGAAGAGCAGGAGGGAGTACACACCAGCTCGTCCATGCAGGGCCTGTTGAAGGAAAGGCTTTATCGAAACTTCCTTTCAAGGTTCTGGGCCTGCAATGAAAAGGATGGTTTCCCTCTTCAGGTGCGTGAGTTCGATCAGGTGATGGGCATGATCGCCGGAGGCCAACGCCTACTGCAAAACGAGATGAACCGTCCCTACGCCATTCTCAGCGTGGACGCCAAAGGAAACTTCTCAACCTTCGATCCAGAACTGCTGTCGGTCGAAACCGAACGCTATGGCCTGTTCAATCTGGGCAACATCCGCGATGTGTCGCTGATGGAAGCCACCCAGACAGAGCCGTTTCAAAAACTGCTTCGTGACATGTCTTCCGGGATGATGCGATGCAAACAAGAGTGCGAGTACTACGGGTTCTGCGGTGGTGGAACCGGCAGCAATAAGTATTGGGAGCACGGCAGTCTGGATGCCACAGAAACCTGTGCGTGTCGTTTTTCCAGTCAGATCCCCGTGGATGTGCTGCTGGAGAAGCTGGAAACAGCAGCCGGCCACTGA
- the rimP gene encoding ribosome maturation factor RimP, translating to MPHPLLPDLISLAKATAESHGFALVSAQVLTHLQPMTLQVQIRRGNGDDVSLDDCAGFSAPMGEAIEASALLTEAYVLEISSPGIGDRLQSDRDFQTFRSYPIDVVHQDDEGREQRLSGTLLERTEDHVQINMRGRVKRIPRDSVISVELTSPTG from the coding sequence TTGCCTCATCCACTTCTTCCGGATCTCATTTCTTTGGCCAAGGCCACGGCTGAAAGCCATGGATTTGCACTGGTTAGTGCCCAAGTACTGACCCATTTGCAGCCGATGACTCTGCAGGTGCAGATCCGACGCGGCAATGGAGATGACGTTTCCCTGGATGACTGCGCTGGTTTCAGTGCACCAATGGGAGAGGCCATCGAAGCCTCTGCTTTGCTCACGGAGGCCTATGTTCTGGAGATCAGCAGCCCCGGGATTGGGGACAGGCTCCAGTCGGACAGGGATTTTCAGACCTTCCGGAGCTATCCCATTGATGTCGTCCATCAGGACGACGAAGGCAGGGAGCAGCGTTTGTCGGGAACCCTGCTGGAACGCACCGAAGACCACGTGCAAATCAACATGCGCGGCCGGGTCAAACGGATCCCGAGGGATTCAGTGATCAGCGTTGAACTCACAAGCCCCACAGGCTGA